The following proteins are encoded in a genomic region of Pelodictyon phaeoclathratiforme BU-1:
- a CDS encoding methyltransferase domain-containing protein, translated as MSGNRLDVTIGNVSEVYDGPGGILWEMLMGEQIHVGGEHETDILAQKAGVSADSHLLDVCSALGAPARQLAQTYGCRVTGLDATQRMHAEAIRRTKEAGLDDKVEFKLGNALDMPFRANTFDVVWGQDAWCYITDKKRLIDECARVLKPGGILAVTDWLETGSMTKDEWDALHSFMVFPYMETLEGYATLAETAGLTIIEKEDLTPDFSRYVQIYLEKVQNEFRQGILDNYGQEMYDGVEHGITLWRDASVAGKVGRGRLIARK; from the coding sequence ATGAGTGGAAACAGACTTGATGTCACTATTGGAAACGTTAGTGAAGTTTACGATGGTCCTGGAGGTATCCTTTGGGAGATGCTGATGGGCGAACAAATTCATGTTGGCGGCGAACATGAGACCGACATTCTGGCGCAAAAAGCCGGAGTCAGCGCGGATAGTCACCTTCTGGATGTGTGCAGTGCGCTGGGTGCTCCTGCTCGTCAATTAGCGCAAACATATGGCTGCCGCGTAACGGGCCTCGATGCGACACAAAGGATGCACGCAGAAGCTATTCGCCGCACAAAAGAGGCCGGGCTGGATGACAAGGTCGAATTCAAACTGGGAAATGCTCTCGACATGCCCTTTCGAGCAAATACCTTCGATGTGGTATGGGGACAGGATGCCTGGTGTTACATCACCGATAAAAAACGCCTCATAGATGAGTGCGCTCGTGTTTTAAAACCGGGTGGTATTCTTGCGGTTACCGACTGGCTTGAGACCGGTTCAATGACCAAAGATGAATGGGATGCCTTGCACTCGTTTATGGTTTTTCCCTACATGGAGACATTGGAAGGTTATGCAACCCTGGCCGAAACTGCCGGGTTGACGATCATTGAGAAGGAAGATCTTACTCCCGATTTTTCCAGATACGTTCAAATATATCTTGAAAAAGTGCAGAACGAGTTTCGTCAAGGGATTCTCGACAACTATGGCCAGGAGATGTATGATGGCGTGGAGCACGGCATTACCCTTTGGCGCGACGCCTCAGTGGCTGGCAAGGTGGGCAGAGGCCGACTTATCGCCCGGAAATAG
- the soxY gene encoding thiosulfate oxidation carrier protein SoxY, translating to MGVSRRQFFKSVAGTIAYAAVISAVPERLFAAWNQKAFTSETLAAAITAKYGSLPIENSTAIQIKSPEIAENGAYVPVSIATTIAGASNITIFSEANFAPLVASFDIMPRMRPDVSLRLRMAKTANLVVLVQAGGKLYKAVKEVKVTIGGCGG from the coding sequence ATGGGTGTTTCCCGAAGACAATTTTTCAAGTCTGTCGCTGGCACAATAGCGTATGCGGCAGTGATTTCAGCAGTTCCTGAACGGCTTTTTGCCGCCTGGAACCAGAAAGCGTTCACCTCTGAAACGCTGGCAGCGGCCATTACCGCAAAATACGGCAGCCTGCCCATTGAAAATTCAACCGCAATTCAGATAAAGTCGCCGGAGATTGCAGAAAACGGAGCCTATGTGCCGGTTTCGATAGCGACGACTATTGCGGGGGCATCAAACATTACCATTTTTTCCGAAGCTAATTTTGCTCCTCTCGTAGCCTCTTTCGACATTATGCCGCGTATGCGTCCTGATGTTTCCCTGCGGCTTCGGATGGCAAAAACGGCCAATCTTGTTGTGCTGGTTCAGGCTGGCGGAAAGCTGTACAAGGCGGTAAAAGAGGTTAAGGTAACTATCGGCGGCTGCGGCGGCTGA
- a CDS encoding type II secretion system F family protein, whose translation MQVTLQILTIVLSGAAVASLVFALLNWLVDNNALKKRLTKIIRQSRAPAATSLSKTANTGKVATVINILSKLSLPEEGWQSSGVQIKFLQAGIRNKNAPQNFFAVKTLFTLVLPVVLALFLHFTQPLMPLARVMILVLFTAAAGYYLPEMLLRFITQNRIERMRNSLPDMLDLMVVCTESGMGIDAAIARISREMVRTNPDLAEEFYLSTLEMRAGANRIDALRNLALRSRLDDLQNLVSVLVQADRFGTSLVDSLRVHSDMMRTCRTQRAEELAAKIPVKMTLPLVLFIFPVLMLVLLGPAIIQVIQIFSQKPLP comes from the coding sequence ATGCAAGTTACCCTGCAAATCCTGACCATCGTGCTTTCCGGGGCCGCTGTTGCCTCGCTTGTGTTCGCGTTGTTAAATTGGTTGGTCGACAACAATGCCCTCAAAAAACGGCTCACCAAAATCATTCGCCAAAGCAGGGCACCAGCCGCCACCTCCTTGTCCAAAACGGCCAACACCGGAAAAGTAGCTACCGTAATCAACATTCTCTCCAAACTCTCGCTCCCGGAAGAGGGGTGGCAAAGCTCCGGTGTTCAGATCAAGTTTTTGCAAGCTGGCATCCGCAACAAAAACGCACCTCAGAACTTCTTTGCCGTTAAAACCCTGTTCACATTGGTGCTGCCGGTGGTTCTTGCTTTGTTTCTGCATTTCACTCAGCCCCTCATGCCCTTGGCTCGTGTCATGATTCTGGTGCTGTTCACAGCCGCAGCAGGCTACTACCTGCCCGAAATGTTGCTGCGTTTCATCACCCAAAATCGTATCGAACGCATGCGTAACAGTTTGCCCGACATGCTCGACCTCATGGTTGTCTGTACCGAGTCGGGTATGGGTATCGACGCTGCCATTGCCCGCATATCGCGTGAAATGGTCCGCACCAACCCTGACCTTGCCGAAGAGTTTTACCTCTCGACCCTCGAAATGCGTGCCGGAGCCAACCGCATCGACGCCTTGCGCAACCTCGCACTGCGCTCACGCCTCGATGACCTGCAAAACCTTGTCTCTGTGCTCGTACAGGCCGATAGATTTGGCACCAGCCTGGTCGACTCGTTGCGCGTGCATTCCGACATGATGCGTACATGCCGCACCCAACGCGCAGAAGAACTTGCCGCCAAAATTCCCGTCAAAATGACGCTGCCGCTCGTCTTGTTTATTTTTCCGGTGCTCATGCTGGTGTTGCTGGGGCCGGCAATTATTCAGGTTATTCAAATCTTCTCACAAAAGCCCTTGCCATGA
- the soxX gene encoding sulfur oxidation c-type cytochrome SoxX, producing the protein MKRIAMIAAVSILMLPLPGKAAAREENIAKGKQLSFSPMKGNCLACHMIQEGEMTGNLGPPLIQMKQRYPKRGVLRAQIWDASANNPQSMMPPFGKHGIMTNEEVDQVVDYLYTL; encoded by the coding sequence ATGAAGCGAATCGCCATGATTGCTGCGGTAAGCATCCTGATGCTGCCTTTGCCGGGAAAGGCTGCCGCTCGTGAAGAGAACATCGCGAAAGGCAAACAGCTTTCCTTTAGTCCGATGAAGGGGAACTGTCTTGCCTGTCATATGATACAGGAGGGAGAGATGACGGGTAATTTAGGACCGCCTCTGATTCAGATGAAACAACGCTATCCTAAAAGAGGAGTGTTACGTGCCCAGATTTGGGATGCCAGCGCAAACAATCCTCAAAGTATGATGCCGCCCTTCGGAAAGCACGGTATCATGACCAATGAAGAGGTAGATCAGGTTGTTGATTACCTGTACACGCTATGA
- a CDS encoding prepilin peptidase: protein MVNTSMWAYVANSVSHPAFQAVLLWACLASTLLLLALIDWDSTLLPDWVVLPLGVVGLASSYAGFTPHSLFVSALSAAVVLGLLGGLAWLFRRIKGESGIGGGDLKLLAALATWWGIVGVLYIVLWASVVTVLWYVVWRRFKGLGPQAEWPFGPAIVVAALAWGLQTAYLPTQLDADSYHGPKRTALPTLQEQVESECQALQTYSARVIEAAVRIETEGYAIR, encoded by the coding sequence ATGGTTAATACAAGCATGTGGGCCTATGTGGCCAATAGTGTCAGCCACCCGGCATTCCAGGCTGTGCTACTATGGGCCTGTTTGGCCAGCACGTTGCTGTTGCTCGCCCTCATTGACTGGGACAGCACTCTGTTGCCAGACTGGGTTGTCTTGCCTCTGGGGGTGGTGGGTCTGGCCAGCAGCTATGCCGGGTTTACCCCGCACAGCCTCTTCGTCAGTGCACTATCTGCCGCTGTGGTGCTGGGCCTGCTGGGTGGGCTTGCCTGGCTGTTCCGGCGCATCAAAGGTGAAAGTGGTATTGGTGGTGGTGACCTCAAACTGCTGGCCGCACTTGCCACCTGGTGGGGTATTGTCGGCGTACTTTACATCGTGTTGTGGGCCAGTGTGGTTACCGTGCTCTGGTATGTGGTGTGGCGCCGTTTCAAAGGCCTTGGCCCCCAGGCCGAGTGGCCATTTGGTCCCGCCATTGTGGTGGCAGCACTGGCATGGGGCTTGCAGACTGCTTATCTCCCCACACAACTCGACGCAGATAGTTACCATGGCCCAAAACGCACCGCCTTGCCAACTCTCCAGGAACAAGTGGAGTCGGAATGCCAGGCTCTGCAGACATATTCAGCCAGAGTTATTGAAGCTGCTGTTCGGATAGAGACTGAGGGTTATGCAATACGGTAA
- the soxZ gene encoding thiosulfate oxidation carrier complex protein SoxZ — MKVKAVAQNNVVSVKILIQHVMETGRRKDETGKLVAGHYITEVNAEHKGERVFQAEIGPGVSKDPYLAFQFTGGSVGETVTISWVDSKGGTEKTDSVISAL; from the coding sequence ATGAAAGTTAAGGCTGTAGCACAGAATAATGTTGTGTCAGTAAAAATTCTTATTCAGCACGTCATGGAAACGGGACGGCGCAAGGATGAGACCGGTAAACTTGTAGCCGGACATTATATCACCGAAGTGAATGCAGAACACAAGGGAGAGCGGGTCTTTCAGGCGGAAATCGGTCCCGGCGTCTCAAAGGATCCCTACCTGGCGTTTCAGTTTACTGGCGGGAGTGTTGGAGAAACGGTAACAATCTCCTGGGTTGACAGCAAGGGCGGAACCGAAAAGACAGACAGCGTTATCAGCGCACTGTAA
- a CDS encoding radical SAM protein — MVACINDYLSRYGGLAVGHEEEQKRYFEQKRVYALQIETTDACQQGCIYCYAGSTPREMHGLTTLEIRHLLDDAAALEIRAIDWLGGDPLVRPEWYELMQYARSLGMINNVWTSGLPLRNKQIAAQVYEVTDGGFVSVHLDSITPEVYAKLHRGGNPHYINAIVEGVTNMLALGKPAEKMINCITYTALQGPEDAIRTMRWWFEEKGLRTCLTMFNPAGMGAEWSAFEPNLTEVQQVYTERDRINYGGDNITIGAMDTDKYYCGTMATVTFTGDVTPCSVIRKGVGNIRSTPFPEIIAKHSNTLVHGDLHDICNLPTPCNVCVNNSHCWGCRASAYHYNGDADGLDPKCWLIPQNQQEK, encoded by the coding sequence ATGGTTGCCTGTATCAACGATTATCTGAGTCGGTACGGCGGTTTGGCCGTCGGACATGAAGAGGAACAAAAACGATACTTCGAGCAGAAAAGGGTCTATGCGCTGCAAATTGAGACGACAGATGCTTGTCAGCAGGGCTGCATCTACTGTTATGCCGGTTCCACACCTCGGGAGATGCATGGACTCACCACTCTTGAAATCCGCCATTTGCTGGACGATGCGGCTGCACTCGAAATTCGGGCCATCGACTGGTTGGGAGGTGATCCTCTCGTCCGTCCTGAATGGTATGAGTTGATGCAGTATGCCCGGTCGTTGGGCATGATCAACAATGTCTGGACCAGCGGTCTGCCCCTGCGGAACAAACAGATTGCTGCTCAGGTCTATGAGGTGACCGACGGAGGTTTTGTCTCGGTTCACCTCGATTCCATCACTCCGGAAGTCTATGCCAAACTCCATCGGGGGGGTAATCCTCACTACATCAATGCCATAGTCGAAGGGGTGACGAATATGCTCGCTCTGGGTAAACCCGCCGAAAAAATGATTAATTGCATCACCTACACCGCACTGCAAGGTCCGGAAGATGCCATCCGAACGATGCGCTGGTGGTTTGAAGAGAAAGGACTCCGCACCTGCCTGACTATGTTCAATCCTGCAGGAATGGGAGCTGAGTGGAGCGCGTTTGAACCGAATCTCACTGAAGTTCAACAGGTCTATACGGAGCGTGACCGTATCAATTACGGTGGTGACAACATCACCATCGGCGCCATGGACACTGATAAATATTACTGCGGCACCATGGCAACGGTGACCTTCACTGGTGACGTAACCCCTTGCTCGGTTATCCGCAAAGGTGTAGGCAATATTCGCTCAACGCCCTTTCCGGAAATTATTGCCAAACATAGTAACACCCTCGTCCATGGAGATCTGCACGATATTTGTAACCTGCCCACTCCCTGTAACGTTTGCGTCAATAACTCACATTGCTGGGGATGTCGGGCCAGTGCTTACCATTACAATGGCGATGCGGATGGTCTGGATCCAAAATGCTGGTTGATTCCGCAAAACCAGCAAGAAAAGTAA
- a CDS encoding type II secretion system F family protein: MTIFLISFFAFLAVMLIMLLLYGVWFHFFDLRNQAKKKHLQAIYNAVRQSGQSLGNEQTPRQESAIETWFRSRSRTFETWLRSRSGTLETLLQRAHTPFTIGRLIVLMLALFTLVVVLGLLLLPQTNPLHLLMLAVAIASMPVLWLLRQAKQRRKVFGDKLPEALDYISRAMRAGHSLTSAIGMVGKELPDPIGYEFKTVFDEISFGIPFKDAIGHLADRIQSNDLNFFVISLKIQHETGGNLAELLHGLAKTIRERVKLRGKVRTLSSEGRASAWILGTMPFVFAGILMLINPGYISVLWSTPQGQNLMFIGCGLMAVGIFVLSRIVQIKV, encoded by the coding sequence ATGACCATATTTTTGATCTCCTTTTTTGCTTTTCTGGCAGTCATGCTGATCATGCTGCTGCTTTATGGGGTGTGGTTCCACTTTTTCGATCTCCGCAACCAGGCCAAGAAAAAGCATTTGCAGGCCATTTACAATGCCGTTCGCCAAAGTGGGCAAAGCCTCGGCAACGAGCAAACTCCCCGGCAGGAGAGTGCGATCGAAACCTGGTTCCGTTCACGCTCCAGAACATTTGAAACCTGGCTCCGTTCACGTTCCGGAACATTGGAAACACTGCTCCAACGCGCCCACACTCCGTTCACTATCGGGCGCTTGATAGTCCTCATGCTCGCCTTGTTTACGCTGGTTGTGGTATTGGGACTTCTTCTTCTGCCCCAAACAAACCCCTTGCACCTGCTCATGCTGGCCGTCGCCATTGCGAGTATGCCGGTTCTCTGGTTATTGCGACAGGCCAAACAACGCCGCAAGGTTTTCGGAGATAAACTCCCGGAAGCGCTCGATTACATCTCGCGAGCCATGCGGGCCGGCCACAGTCTGACCTCAGCCATCGGTATGGTGGGCAAAGAGCTTCCTGACCCCATCGGTTACGAATTCAAAACCGTCTTCGATGAAATTTCTTTCGGCATTCCATTTAAAGACGCGATCGGTCATCTCGCCGATCGCATTCAAAGCAATGACCTCAATTTTTTTGTCATCTCGCTCAAGATCCAGCACGAAACGGGTGGCAACCTCGCCGAACTGCTCCATGGATTGGCCAAAACCATACGAGAACGCGTCAAACTCCGTGGCAAAGTTCGCACGCTCTCATCCGAAGGGCGCGCATCAGCCTGGATACTGGGCACTATGCCATTTGTGTTCGCTGGTATTCTCATGCTCATAAACCCCGGCTACATCTCGGTGCTCTGGAGCACTCCCCAAGGCCAGAACCTCATGTTCATCGGTTGTGGGCTCATGGCTGTTGGCATCTTTGTGCTCAGCCGCATTGTCCAGATCAAGGTTTAA
- a CDS encoding CpaF family protein: MGTLKDQIARWNLSTKRVAAPPQSAPAQPYVVEVPTSTAPVPVIKARASAGVDSYATKTKLHQKLLTRIDLSSIESLTPEQLRNELGVLLVELIEEEEIRFNDQERAKLVADLKNEIMGLGPLEPLLADPAISEIMVNGCQNVYIEKNGCIQPTNIHFNDDAHLMKIIDKIVSRVGRRIDESCPMVDARLPDGARVNAIIPPLALDGPVLTIRRFAVVPLQMSDFIEKNTLTSAMAELLSALVKAKCNIIISGGTGSGKTTLLNILSSFIPENERIVTIEDTAELQLQQNHVIRLETRTPNIEGKGEITMRVLVKNSLRMRPDRIVLGEVRSSEVIDMLQAMNTGHEGSLTTIHANSPRHALGRLENLVGMDGITLPTKALRELISSSLDFIIQITRLNDGSRKITSIEEIIGMEGDIITTQEIFCYKRMGINPDGSVQGMFRATGVRPKVYEKIHTYGICLSDGMFDPGDND; this comes from the coding sequence ATGGGAACGCTTAAAGATCAAATAGCTCGCTGGAACCTTTCCACCAAACGGGTTGCAGCGCCTCCTCAATCGGCGCCTGCACAACCTTATGTCGTTGAAGTTCCGACCTCGACTGCGCCAGTGCCGGTGATAAAAGCCAGAGCATCCGCAGGGGTTGACTCTTACGCTACCAAAACGAAGTTGCACCAAAAGCTGCTCACCCGTATTGACCTCAGCTCCATCGAAAGCCTGACCCCCGAGCAACTGCGCAACGAGCTCGGGGTCTTGCTTGTTGAGCTTATCGAAGAAGAGGAGATCCGCTTTAATGATCAAGAGCGTGCTAAATTGGTAGCCGACCTCAAAAATGAAATCATGGGTCTGGGTCCTTTGGAGCCCTTGCTTGCCGATCCTGCCATTTCTGAAATCATGGTCAACGGCTGCCAAAACGTCTATATCGAAAAAAACGGATGCATTCAGCCCACCAATATCCATTTTAATGACGACGCTCATCTAATGAAAATCATCGATAAAATCGTCTCTCGAGTGGGGCGGCGCATCGATGAATCGTGCCCGATGGTCGATGCCCGCCTGCCCGATGGGGCGCGCGTTAATGCCATCATTCCGCCATTGGCTCTCGATGGCCCTGTCCTCACCATTCGGCGCTTTGCGGTTGTGCCCTTGCAAATGAGCGACTTCATTGAGAAAAATACCCTCACATCCGCCATGGCCGAACTGTTGTCAGCTCTGGTTAAAGCAAAGTGCAATATTATCATTTCCGGGGGCACTGGTTCTGGTAAAACCACGCTGCTCAACATTCTCTCGAGCTTTATTCCCGAGAACGAACGCATCGTCACCATCGAAGACACTGCCGAATTGCAGCTTCAGCAAAATCACGTCATTCGACTGGAGACGCGTACGCCCAACATCGAAGGTAAAGGTGAAATCACTATGCGCGTCCTTGTGAAAAACAGCTTGCGTATGCGGCCCGACCGCATCGTGCTGGGCGAGGTCCGTAGCTCCGAGGTGATCGACATGCTGCAAGCCATGAACACCGGCCACGAGGGCTCACTCACCACCATTCACGCCAACAGCCCGCGGCATGCGCTGGGCAGGCTCGAAAATCTGGTAGGCATGGATGGCATCACTCTACCCACCAAAGCCCTGCGCGAGCTTATTTCCTCGTCGCTTGACTTTATCATCCAAATTACGCGACTCAATGATGGTAGCCGTAAAATCACGAGCATCGAGGAAATCATCGGCATGGAAGGAGACATCATTACCACCCAGGAAATTTTTTGCTACAAGCGTATGGGCATTAACCCGGACGGATCCGTGCAAGGAATGTTCAGGGCCACGGGTGTGCGTCCCAAAGTGTATGAAAAAATCCACACCTATGGCATTTGCCTCAGTGATGGCATGTTCGACCCCGGCGACAACGACTAA
- a CDS encoding NAD(P)/FAD-dependent oxidoreductase yields the protein MNGKLSRRDFNKLLVSGVAGAAFGIAGFSKPLFAASSRVVIIGGGFGGAAAAKYLRKLDPSISVTLVEPKAIFHTCPISNWVIAGLKTLPDIAQSYSVLKSRYQVTVIADTAVAIDAPAGRVTLKSGKVLHYDRLIVSPGIDFKWDAIPGYSQAVAEKNMPHAFQAGSQTMLLHKQLIALKDGSNVLICPPANPLRCPAAPYERASLMAMYLKKYKPKSKIIILDDKEKFSKQELFMQGWERFYPGMIEWRAATAGGKVEKVDGAAMTVTTEFGDEPGGVINVIPPQKAGSIAFEAALTDATGWCPVHPTTFESTIHPGIHVIGDACIAGDMPKSGFAASSQGKVAAVAIASLLRGKVPVSPSLVSTCYSLIAPGYAISVAGVYNLSSSGIVDIKGAGGLTPMDASDDHLRQEAAFAWGWYKNITKDNWG from the coding sequence ATGAACGGTAAACTTTCACGCAGGGATTTCAATAAGCTGCTTGTCAGCGGGGTTGCAGGTGCGGCATTTGGTATCGCAGGCTTTTCAAAACCGCTGTTTGCCGCGTCAAGCCGGGTGGTGATCATCGGGGGGGGATTTGGAGGCGCGGCGGCGGCAAAGTATCTTCGGAAGCTTGACCCGTCCATATCGGTTACCCTTGTTGAGCCGAAAGCGATTTTTCATACCTGCCCGATCAGCAACTGGGTTATTGCTGGTTTGAAAACATTGCCGGATATTGCCCAGAGCTATTCCGTCCTGAAGAGCCGCTATCAGGTTACCGTGATTGCCGATACGGCTGTTGCCATCGATGCGCCTGCCGGAAGGGTTACCCTGAAAAGCGGCAAGGTGCTTCATTATGATCGATTGATCGTCTCTCCGGGAATTGATTTCAAATGGGATGCCATTCCGGGTTACAGTCAGGCTGTTGCAGAAAAAAATATGCCCCACGCCTTTCAGGCCGGTTCACAGACCATGTTGCTCCATAAGCAACTGATTGCCCTGAAAGATGGAAGCAACGTCTTGATCTGTCCCCCGGCAAATCCTCTTCGCTGTCCTGCCGCACCCTATGAAAGGGCCAGCCTCATGGCCATGTATCTGAAAAAGTATAAACCGAAATCGAAAATCATTATTCTTGACGACAAGGAGAAGTTTTCGAAGCAGGAGCTCTTTATGCAGGGATGGGAGCGGTTTTATCCGGGAATGATTGAGTGGCGAGCGGCTACTGCAGGCGGAAAGGTTGAAAAGGTCGATGGTGCTGCCATGACCGTGACCACTGAGTTTGGTGATGAGCCTGGTGGCGTTATCAATGTCATTCCTCCCCAGAAAGCAGGATCTATTGCTTTTGAAGCTGCCCTTACCGATGCAACAGGGTGGTGCCCGGTTCACCCAACTACCTTTGAATCAACCATTCACCCGGGTATTCATGTTATCGGTGATGCCTGTATTGCCGGGGATATGCCGAAATCCGGTTTCGCTGCAAGCAGTCAGGGAAAGGTTGCCGCTGTCGCAATTGCAAGCCTTTTACGAGGAAAAGTGCCTGTTTCTCCCTCTCTGGTAAGCACCTGTTACAGTCTTATCGCCCCTGGTTATGCCATATCGGTTGCCGGTGTCTATAATTTGAGTTCTTCGGGTATTGTCGATATCAAGGGAGCTGGCGGTTTGACACCTATGGACGCAAGTGATGATCATCTTCGTCAGGAAGCTGCTTTTGCATGGGGCTGGTATAAAAATATTACCAAAGACAACTGGGGATAA